The window ACGATGCCTCGCGTCCCCCGCATCGGGCTCGAGGTCGTCGACGTCCGCGACCTCGTCGACCTCCACCTGCGCGCCCTGGAGAGCTCGGCGGGGGCCGGGCAGCGCTTCCTCGGCACCGGAGAGTTCATCTGGATGCGGGAGATCGCACAGCTGCTGCGCTCGTGCCTCGGCCCGGCGGCCGCGCGGGTGTCCACCAGGGGGGTGCCCGACTTCGCCGTCCGGCTGGCGGCGCGGCGCGACCCGGCGTTGCGCGAGATCGCCCCGGCGCTCGGCCGCCGGAGCAGGCACAGCACCGCCAAGGCTCACGAGCTGCTGGGCTGGCGGCCGCGCCCGGCCGCCGACGCCGTCCTCGACTGCGCTCGCAGCCTGCGCGAGCACGGCGTCGTCTGACCACCTCGCCCAGCTCAGCCCGGTCTCTCAGGCCTGTCTCTCACGCCGGCCGCTCAGGCCTGTCGCTCAGCGCGCGAAGTTGAGCCGAAGGCCCGGCCAGGGCCACTGGAGCGAGTAGAGAACGCCGCGCCCCGCCGAGCAGATGAACGCGGTGTCGCCGTCCGGGCCACCGAAGCAGATGTTGGTCACGTAGGGGTCGTGCTCGGGCGTCACGAACTCCCGGAGAACCTCGCCGCCCGGGCTGATCACCGTGATCCCCGACTTCTCCAGATTCGAGGCGCAGACGTTGCCGGCCCCGTCGATCGCCAGGCCGTCCCAGTGATGCTCGCCGCCGGTGGAGTACAGCTCGGTGGTGGCGCCGAGGGAGCCGGGTGCCTTCACGTCCCAGGCGAGCACCCGCCCCGAGTAGGTCTCCGAGGCGTAGAGCTTCGCGCCGTCCGGCGACAGCCCCATACCGTTGGGATACTCGAGGCCTTCCATAGCGATCCGGATCGTGCCCGCCGCGGGATCGGCGTAGTACAGCACGCCGCGGGTGGTGTCGACGATGTAGCACGAGCCGTGCTCGTCGAACACGATGTCGTTGAGATTGCCGATAGGCGTGCCGTCTACCTGGGTGAACACGACCTCGACGCTGCCCGTGGACAGGTCGACTCGTTGGACGTATCCGCCCTCGTTGCCCTCGGCCATCCAGTACGGAAACCGGATCTGGTCCTCGGTCTTGAAGGCCAGCCCACCGTTGTTGCAGACGTAGACGGCGCCGTCGGGGCCGAGGGCCGCGCCGTTGGGACCACCGCCGCAGTGGATGGGGGACAGCGCGCCGTCCGCCGCGACGCGGGTCAGCGCGCCACCCTCGATCTCGACCACGAGCACCGAACCGTCATCGAGCGCGATCGGTCCTTCGGGGAACCGCAAGCCGCTGGCCAGGACCTTCATGCGTGGACCTCCATGCCGCACCGGGCGTACCGAATCGAGCACCCGGATCGAATCGGGCACACGGTCCGACATTGTGCTCAACCGGACGAACCCGGTCGAGCACTGGTCCACGGCCCGGTCGGCGGCGTCGGTGTCCTGTGACATCCCTCCGTCGACGGCGAGGGTGTCGCCGGAGACGTACGGCGACGCCGGACCGCGGCCGCCGCCTAGTCGGTGACGAACCAGATGGCACGGACGAGCTGGCTGGTCTCGTTGCGCAGCCGGTGGGGGACGTCGCCGCTGATCCTGATCGCCTCGCCCGGCCCTACCTGGCGGGTCTGGCCGTCGATGATGATGGTCAGCGTTCCTTCGAGGATGTAGCCGTAGTCGGTGCCCCGATGCCGTTGCGGCTGGTCGGCCGGCGCCGAGTCCGCCCCCGGCTCGTAGTCCGTCAGCAGGAAGTCGACGTGCTCGTCGACCGGCTCGACCAGGCGGCGCCAGCGGACACCGGTCTGGAAGGCGAGGTACTCCGGCACCGGGGTCGGCTCCGGCGCGGGGCCCGTCGGCGCGGCGCCGTTCGCCCCTCGCCCATCGCCGACGCCGTCGGCGTTCGCCGCCGGGGCGGCCGGCGGCGCGGCCCGCGGCGGCACGCTGTGGCCCAGCAGCTCGTCGAGGGAGACGCCGAGCTCCGTCGCGATGGCGAACAGCGTGTTCACCGCCGCCTGGCTCTGGCCCAGCTCGAACTGGGACAGGAAGCTCGCGGAGACCCCGAGGCGGCGCGCCAGCTCCCGCACGGACAGGCCAGCGCGTTCCCGCGCGTGCCGAACGTTAGACCCAACGGACACGCTCATACCCCCAGGGCCAGATCGATCGGCCTTGCGTGACCCGGCCACGTGGGGCTCCTCCGTGTGACGACCACAAAATCGTCACCGAGCGTACGCGGCGCGCACCGGGATGCCCCGCTCTTCGTCAGTCCCACGCGGGTCAGTTCCCTCCCGCCTCGGGCCGGTCCTCGCCGGCGCCGACCGACGCGGGTGGTGAGGAGCCGGCCGCCGCGCGACGCCGCAGCACGAACTTCTGCACCTTCCCACTCGGGGTGCGTGGCAGGTCGTCGACCACGACCAGCAGCTCCGGGGCCTTCTGGATGGCGAGGCCCGCCCCGGTCAGGTGGTCGCGCAGGTCGGCCAGCGTCGGCGGGGTCCGGCCCGGCGCCGGCACGACGAACGCGCAGGCACGCTCCACCAGCGTCGGGTCGGGGCTGGCGACGACGGCGACGTCCTGGACGGCGGGGTGGGTGAGCAGCACCGCCTCCACCTCGGCGGCGCTGAACTTCTCGCCGCCGCGGTTGATGATGTCCTTGATCCGCCCGGAGATGACCAGGGTGCCGTCGGGGCCGATCCGGGCCACGTCCCCGGTACGGAAGAAGCCGTCCGGGGTGAACGCGTCCCGGTTCAGCTCCCGGTCGAGGTAGCCCAGGAACAGCTCCGGGCCGCGCACCAGCAGCTCCCCCTCGCGTCCGGCACCGACGGCGGCAGCCGAGCCGGCGGCTCCAGCTCCAGCTCCAGCCCCGGCCCCGGCCCCAGCTCCAGCCCCGGCCCCGGCCCCGGCCCCGGCTGAGCTCTCCGGCCCGCCGGACAGGGCGTCGGGGTCGCAACGCAGCTCGTTGTCACCCATCGGCGGTCCTTCCCCGGCAGCGGCGGCGTCCAGGTCCCCGTACGGGTCGGCCATCGAGGAGGTCGGCAGCTCGGTCGAGCCGTAGGTGCGCACCACCCGCGTGCCCATCGCCGCGTGGGCCCGGCGGACCAGCGCGGCCGGGATGTCCGCGCCGCCGCAGACGAACACCCGCAGCGCGCTGCGACGCCCCCGCTCGGCGTAGACGTCGGCCAGCCCGCGCAGGAACGGCGTGGCGCTGACGGTGAAGGCGCAGCGGTACTCCTCGATCAGGTCGAGGGCGGCCGCGGCGTCCCACCGGCTCTGCAGGACGACCGGGCAGCCGAGGTCCGCCGGCAGCAGCAACCCGTACGACAGACCGGTGATGTGGCTGAGCGGGGAGGCCATGAACACCCGGTCGGCCGGGCCGAGCCGGGCGGCGCTCGCCATGGCGCGGGTCTCGGCGAGCAGCGTCTGGTGGCTGTGCAGCACGCCCTTCGGCGCTGAGGTGGTGCCCGAGGTGTAGAGCACGACCGCGATGTCACCCGGATCGGCCCGTGCCTGTCCCCGTGCGGCGGCGGGCTCCGGCGCGCCGGCGGGCGGGTCGGCCAGCCAGTCGGACAGCGACTCGACACCCGCGGCACCCGCGATGCCCTCGACACCCACGCGCACGGCGACCACCGTCGCCTCCGGCCGGTCGTCCGCCGGCGATGATCCGCTCCGGGCGGGCCGCGCCGCGCGCAGCGCCTCCCGCAGCACCTCGGCGTGCCGGTAGGAGCGGTACTGCTCGGGCACGAACGCCGCGGCCGGCCGGGTCTGGCGGACGATGTGGCCCAGCTCCCGTTCCCGGTAGATGGGCACCACCGGCACCAGCACCGCGCCGGCGAGGAAGACGCCCCAGGAGACCACCATCGTCTCCCACCAGTTGGGGAGCTGGATCAGCACGGCGTCGCCGGTGCCGACGTGGCGAGCCCGCAGCCCGGCGGCGACCCGCTCGGCCGCCGCGGCGAGCTCGGCGTAGGTCAGCCGGCGCTCCCCCTCGACCACCGCGAGCTCGTCGCCGCGCGCGGCCACGGTCTCGCGCAGCCGGTCGGTGAACGTCGCCTGGGGAAGAACGTAGTGGTCCACCGCGTGCGGCCTGGTCGGGCTCAGCATGCCGTCACCTCCCGGACGGCCTGGACGATGTCGGCGGCGCCCGCCTCCCAGCGGCGTTCCAGCGACGGGGCGTACGGCGCCGGCGTGTAGCCGGCCCCGACCCGGCGCACCGGCGCGTCGAGCGACCAGAACCCCTCGTTCACGGCTAGCGCGGCGATCTCCGCGCCGACCCCGAAGTCGACCACCGCCTCGTGCGCGATGACCAGCCGGTTCGTCCGGGCGAGTGAGGCGAGCACCGCCTCCCGGTCCAGTGGGACGATCGTGCGCAGGTCCAGGACCTCCGCGTCGATGCCTTCCGTCGACAGTGTCTCGGCGGCGGCGAGCGCCTCGAACACCATTCGCGACCAGGACACGATCGTGACGTCGGTGCCCGGACGGACCACCCGGGCCTGGCCCAGCGGAACGCGGTGGTCGGGGGTGGGCATCGCCCACTTCCGCTCGTACAACAGCCGGTTCTCGATGAACACCACCGGGTTGTCGTCCTCGATGGCGGTCCGCAGCAGGCCGTAGGCGTCGTCGCCGAAGCTGGGCATCACCACGGTCAGGCCCGGGATGTGCGCGAAGAGCGTCTCCAGGCTCTGCGAGTGCTGGCTGCCCGACGAGCGGCCCGACCCGAACTGGGTGCGCACGACCATCGGAACGGTGACCGCGCCGCCGGTCATGAACCGCAGCTTGGCCGCCTGGTTCATGATCTGATCGAGACAGACCCCCAGGAAGTCCAGGTACATCAGCTCGACGACGGGACGCAGGCCCGCCATGGCCGCGCCCACCCCCAGGCCCATGATCGCGGTCTCCGCGATCGGCGTGTCCAGCACGCGGTCGGGGAACTCGCCGGCGAGGCCGCGGGTGAGACCGAAGACGTTGCCGCCGGCGACGTCGATGCCGGCGAGGAAGACCGACGGGTCCGCGGCGAGGGCGTCGCGCATCGCCTGCCGCAGGATGCGCGAGCCCGACGACGGGCGGCTGCCGGCCTCGTCGGC of the Pseudofrankia saprophytica genome contains:
- a CDS encoding SMP-30/gluconolactonase/LRE family protein; the protein is MKVLASGLRFPEGPIALDDGSVLVVEIEGGALTRVAADGALSPIHCGGGPNGAALGPDGAVYVCNNGGLAFKTEDQIRFPYWMAEGNEGGYVQRVDLSTGSVEVVFTQVDGTPIGNLNDIVFDEHGSCYIVDTTRGVLYYADPAAGTIRIAMEGLEYPNGMGLSPDGAKLYASETYSGRVLAWDVKAPGSLGATTELYSTGGEHHWDGLAIDGAGNVCASNLEKSGITVISPGGEVLREFVTPEHDPYVTNICFGGPDGDTAFICSAGRGVLYSLQWPWPGLRLNFAR
- a CDS encoding helix-turn-helix domain-containing protein, yielding MSVGSNVRHARERAGLSVRELARRLGVSASFLSQFELGQSQAAVNTLFAIATELGVSLDELLGHSVPPRAAPPAAPAANADGVGDGRGANGAAPTGPAPEPTPVPEYLAFQTGVRWRRLVEPVDEHVDFLLTDYEPGADSAPADQPQRHRGTDYGYILEGTLTIIIDGQTRQVGPGEAIRISGDVPHRLRNETSQLVRAIWFVTD
- a CDS encoding AMP-binding protein, with translation MLSPTRPHAVDHYVLPQATFTDRLRETVAARGDELAVVEGERRLTYAELAAAAERVAAGLRARHVGTGDAVLIQLPNWWETMVVSWGVFLAGAVLVPVVPIYRERELGHIVRQTRPAAAFVPEQYRSYRHAEVLREALRAARPARSGSSPADDRPEATVVAVRVGVEGIAGAAGVESLSDWLADPPAGAPEPAAARGQARADPGDIAVVLYTSGTTSAPKGVLHSHQTLLAETRAMASAARLGPADRVFMASPLSHITGLSYGLLLPADLGCPVVLQSRWDAAAALDLIEEYRCAFTVSATPFLRGLADVYAERGRRSALRVFVCGGADIPAALVRRAHAAMGTRVVRTYGSTELPTSSMADPYGDLDAAAAGEGPPMGDNELRCDPDALSGGPESSAGAGAGAGAGAGAGAGAGAGAGAAGSAAAVGAGREGELLVRGPELFLGYLDRELNRDAFTPDGFFRTGDVARIGPDGTLVISGRIKDIINRGGEKFSAAEVEAVLLTHPAVQDVAVVASPDPTLVERACAFVVPAPGRTPPTLADLRDHLTGAGLAIQKAPELLVVVDDLPRTPSGKVQKFVLRRRAAAGSSPPASVGAGEDRPEAGGN